From a region of the Sesamum indicum cultivar Zhongzhi No. 13 linkage group LG3, S_indicum_v1.0, whole genome shotgun sequence genome:
- the LOC105159519 gene encoding uncharacterized protein LOC105159519, with product MSLACLVCHGIESPSHSFRSYSVSSSDHEGRCSAIATCLTRKISLPHPRANSSITSSKVMPQPTVPSSGVTGGAPRLVRSHAVRRDLVRDWNFDEVGLER from the coding sequence ATGAGTCTGGCATGTCTTGTATGCCATGGCATAGAAAGTCCATCACATTCTTTTAGAAGTTACTCTGTGTCAAGTTCGGACCACGAAGGAAGATGTTCGGCAATTGCTACTTGCTTGACCAGGAAGATTTCACTTCCACATCCAAGAGCTAATTCCAGCATCACATCATCTAAGGTGATGCCCCAGCCAACTGTCCCCAGTTCTGGGGTCACAGGTGGTGCCCCGCGGCTAGTCCGGAGCCATGCCGTTAGAAGGGACCTTGTCAGAGACTGGAATTTTGATGAAGTAGGGTTGGAGCGTTAG
- the LOC105159523 gene encoding protein-tyrosine-phosphatase PTP1 isoform X2 produces the protein MATTSSKTPSTTDTAVVAASPAAPNSFDSTMQRLPLSVDQLRHCSEALECFKARKCNSPQTIRQEFQTLQANRTRASDMINRCTVALDSLNYSKNRYTDVLPFDDNRVILKQCTDYRSSARGYINASFVTTSESVSRFIATQGPLSHTSEDFWEMIIQYHCPVIVMLTRLVDNYRTVKCVDYFQAEDGPRDFGNICISTKWIQTADNSLILRCLEVKYKESEEPPLSVLHVQYPEWPDHGVPKNTLAVREIFKRIAGVPPSLGPIVVHCSAGIGRTGTYCAIHDTIQRILIGDMTALDLVNTITTFRSQRIGMVQTLDQYLFCYDAIIDELESLILDSNSCGLNP, from the exons ATGGCCACTACCTCCTCTAAAACCCCATCCACCACCGACACTGCCGTAGTTGCTGCCTCCCCTGCGGCACCCAATTCTTTCGATTCGACGATGCAGAGGCTCCCTCTCTCCGTTGATCAGTTACGCCACTGCTCCGAAGCTTTAGAATGCTTCAAGGCCAGGAAATGCAACTCTCCACAAACTATCCGTCAAGAGTTTCAGACCTTGCAG GCAAATAGGACGAGAGCTTCGGACATGATAAATAGATGTACTGTGGCACTTGACAGCTTAAATTACTCCAAGAACCGTTATACTGATGTCTTGCCAT TTGATGATAACAGGGTTATCTTAAAGCAATGTACAGATTACAGATCTTCAGCTAGGGGGTATATCAATGCAAGCTTTGTTACG ACTTCTGAAAGTGTCTCTCGGTTTATTGCGACTCAAGGTCCGCTTTCGCACACTTCTGAGGACTTCTGGGAAATGATAATCCAGTATCACTGCCCTGTCATAGTTATGCTTACCCGGCTGGTTGACAATTACCGT ACAGTGAAGTGTGTTGATTATTTTCAAGCAGAGGATGGACCTAGAGACTTTGGTAACATATGCATCTCCACCAAGTGGATACAAACAGCAGATAATTCATTAATCTTGCGATGCTTAGAAGTCAAATACAAAGAG TCAGAGGAACCACCATTGTCTGTTTTGCACGTTCAGTACCCTGAATGGCCTGACCATGGAGTTCCCAAAAACACTCTTGCTGTTCGTGAGATCTTCAAAAGGATAGCTGGTGTCCCCCCTAGTCTTGGGCCAATTGTTGTTCACTGCAG TGCAGGTATTGGTAGAACTGGAACATATTGTGCCATCCACGACACTATCCAAAGAATTCTTATTGGGGACATGACCGCTTTGGACCTTGTTAATACCATAACCACTTTTAGGTCACAGCGAATTGGGATGGTGCAGACACTG GATCAGTATCTCTTCTGCTATGATGCGATTATTGACGAACTTGAAAGCCTCATTTTGGATAGCAACTCTTGTG GGCTTAACCCATGA
- the LOC105159523 gene encoding protein-tyrosine-phosphatase PTP1 isoform X3, protein MATTSSKTPSTTDTAVVAASPAAPNSFDSTMQRLPLSVDQLRHCSEALECFKARKCNSPQTIRQEFQTLQANRTRASDMINRCTVALDSLNYSKNRYTDVLPYYRSSARGYINASFVTTSESVSRFIATQGPLSHTSEDFWEMIIQYHCPVIVMLTRLVDNYRTVKCVDYFQAEDGPRDFGNICISTKWIQTADNSLILRCLEVKYKESEEPPLSVLHVQYPEWPDHGVPKNTLAVREIFKRIAGVPPSLGPIVVHCSSAGIGRTGTYCAIHDTIQRILIGDMTALDLVNTITTFRSQRIGMVQTLDQYLFCYDAIIDELESLILDSNSCGLNP, encoded by the exons ATGGCCACTACCTCCTCTAAAACCCCATCCACCACCGACACTGCCGTAGTTGCTGCCTCCCCTGCGGCACCCAATTCTTTCGATTCGACGATGCAGAGGCTCCCTCTCTCCGTTGATCAGTTACGCCACTGCTCCGAAGCTTTAGAATGCTTCAAGGCCAGGAAATGCAACTCTCCACAAACTATCCGTCAAGAGTTTCAGACCTTGCAG GCAAATAGGACGAGAGCTTCGGACATGATAAATAGATGTACTGTGGCACTTGACAGCTTAAATTACTCCAAGAACCGTTATACTGATGTCTTGCCAT ATTACAGATCTTCAGCTAGGGGGTATATCAATGCAAGCTTTGTTACG ACTTCTGAAAGTGTCTCTCGGTTTATTGCGACTCAAGGTCCGCTTTCGCACACTTCTGAGGACTTCTGGGAAATGATAATCCAGTATCACTGCCCTGTCATAGTTATGCTTACCCGGCTGGTTGACAATTACCGT ACAGTGAAGTGTGTTGATTATTTTCAAGCAGAGGATGGACCTAGAGACTTTGGTAACATATGCATCTCCACCAAGTGGATACAAACAGCAGATAATTCATTAATCTTGCGATGCTTAGAAGTCAAATACAAAGAG TCAGAGGAACCACCATTGTCTGTTTTGCACGTTCAGTACCCTGAATGGCCTGACCATGGAGTTCCCAAAAACACTCTTGCTGTTCGTGAGATCTTCAAAAGGATAGCTGGTGTCCCCCCTAGTCTTGGGCCAATTGTTGTTCACTGCAG CAGTGCAGGTATTGGTAGAACTGGAACATATTGTGCCATCCACGACACTATCCAAAGAATTCTTATTGGGGACATGACCGCTTTGGACCTTGTTAATACCATAACCACTTTTAGGTCACAGCGAATTGGGATGGTGCAGACACTG GATCAGTATCTCTTCTGCTATGATGCGATTATTGACGAACTTGAAAGCCTCATTTTGGATAGCAACTCTTGTG GGCTTAACCCATGA
- the LOC105159523 gene encoding protein-tyrosine-phosphatase PTP1 isoform X1 has product MATTSSKTPSTTDTAVVAASPAAPNSFDSTMQRLPLSVDQLRHCSEALECFKARKCNSPQTIRQEFQTLQANRTRASDMINRCTVALDSLNYSKNRYTDVLPFDDNRVILKQCTDYRSSARGYINASFVTTSESVSRFIATQGPLSHTSEDFWEMIIQYHCPVIVMLTRLVDNYRTVKCVDYFQAEDGPRDFGNICISTKWIQTADNSLILRCLEVKYKESEEPPLSVLHVQYPEWPDHGVPKNTLAVREIFKRIAGVPPSLGPIVVHCSSAGIGRTGTYCAIHDTIQRILIGDMTALDLVNTITTFRSQRIGMVQTLDQYLFCYDAIIDELESLILDSNSCGLNP; this is encoded by the exons ATGGCCACTACCTCCTCTAAAACCCCATCCACCACCGACACTGCCGTAGTTGCTGCCTCCCCTGCGGCACCCAATTCTTTCGATTCGACGATGCAGAGGCTCCCTCTCTCCGTTGATCAGTTACGCCACTGCTCCGAAGCTTTAGAATGCTTCAAGGCCAGGAAATGCAACTCTCCACAAACTATCCGTCAAGAGTTTCAGACCTTGCAG GCAAATAGGACGAGAGCTTCGGACATGATAAATAGATGTACTGTGGCACTTGACAGCTTAAATTACTCCAAGAACCGTTATACTGATGTCTTGCCAT TTGATGATAACAGGGTTATCTTAAAGCAATGTACAGATTACAGATCTTCAGCTAGGGGGTATATCAATGCAAGCTTTGTTACG ACTTCTGAAAGTGTCTCTCGGTTTATTGCGACTCAAGGTCCGCTTTCGCACACTTCTGAGGACTTCTGGGAAATGATAATCCAGTATCACTGCCCTGTCATAGTTATGCTTACCCGGCTGGTTGACAATTACCGT ACAGTGAAGTGTGTTGATTATTTTCAAGCAGAGGATGGACCTAGAGACTTTGGTAACATATGCATCTCCACCAAGTGGATACAAACAGCAGATAATTCATTAATCTTGCGATGCTTAGAAGTCAAATACAAAGAG TCAGAGGAACCACCATTGTCTGTTTTGCACGTTCAGTACCCTGAATGGCCTGACCATGGAGTTCCCAAAAACACTCTTGCTGTTCGTGAGATCTTCAAAAGGATAGCTGGTGTCCCCCCTAGTCTTGGGCCAATTGTTGTTCACTGCAG CAGTGCAGGTATTGGTAGAACTGGAACATATTGTGCCATCCACGACACTATCCAAAGAATTCTTATTGGGGACATGACCGCTTTGGACCTTGTTAATACCATAACCACTTTTAGGTCACAGCGAATTGGGATGGTGCAGACACTG GATCAGTATCTCTTCTGCTATGATGCGATTATTGACGAACTTGAAAGCCTCATTTTGGATAGCAACTCTTGTG GGCTTAACCCATGA
- the LOC105159520 gene encoding probable magnesium transporter NIPA6 isoform X1 — MYRTNIIGFGLAVGSSAFIGSSFIIKKKGLQRAGASGSRASSGGYGYLLEPLWWIGMVTMIVGEFANFVAYMYAPAVLVTPLGALSIIVSAVLAHFLLKEKLGKLGILGCVLCIVGSTVIVIHAPGEHSISSVEEIWELAIQPAFLLYTASAVAVVLVLVLYCDPRYGQTNILVYIGICSIIGSLTVMSIKAVGIAIKLTLEGYSQVAHFKSWVFVMVAATCIITQLIYLNKALDTFNTAIVSPIYYALFTSLTILASAIMFKDWSGQSASSIVSVLCGFITVLSGTMVLHITRDPEKQQSAADYSVLSPQISWLVHANGEIWKQNNDDLLPEYVALIHQDHFK, encoded by the exons ATGTATAGAACTAATATAATCGGGTTTGGGTTGGCGGTGGGCTCGAGCGCGTTTATTGGGTCGAGCTTCATCATCAAGAAGAAGGGTTTACAGAGAGCGGGGGCGTCCGGTTCTCGCGCCA GTTCAGGAGGCTATGGATATTTGCTAGAACCTCTTTGGTGGATTGGAATGGTCACAA tGATTGTTGGGGAGTTTGCAAATTTTGTTGCTTATATGTATGCTCCTGCAGTCCTTGTAACCCCACTTGGAGCATTAAGCATAATTGTCAG TGCTGTTTTAGCTCATTTCTTACTGAAGGAGAAATTGGGGAAGTTAGGAATATTGGGATGCGTCTTGTGTATTGTGGGTTCTACAGTCATTGTGATTCATGCACCTGGTGAACATAGTATCAGCTCAGTAGAAGAGATCTGGGAACTAGCAATACAGCCAG CTTTTCTTTTGTACACAGCTTCAGCAGTAGCTGTTGTGTTGGTCCTTGTATTATATTGTGATCCACGCTATGGCCAGACAAACATCCTTGTTTATATTGGGATTTGTTCTATAATTGGATCCTTAACA GTTATGAGCATTAAAGCAGTTGGTATTGCTATAAAACTCACTTTGGAGGGCTATAGCCAGGTTGCCCACTTCAAGTCCTGGGTATTTGTCATGGTTGCAGCCACCTGTATAATCACTCAATTAATCTACTTAAACAAG GCTTTGGACACATTTAATACTGCTATAGTATCTCCAATCTATTATGCCTTGTTCACATCGCTTACCATTCTTGCGAGTGCCATAATGTTCAAG GATTGGTCTGGTCAGAGCGCTAGTAGCATTGTTTCAGTACTCTGTGGTTTTATTACTGTGCTTTCAGGAACCATGGTTTTGCACATTACAAGGGATCCCGAAAAACAGCAATCTGCAG CAGATTATTCAGTACTTTCTCCTCAAATATCATGGCTTGTCCATGCAAATGGTGAGATATGGAAACAGAACAATGATGACTTGCTTCCTGAATATGTTGCGCTCATTCATCAAGACCATTTTAAGTAA
- the LOC105159520 gene encoding probable magnesium transporter NIPA6 isoform X2: MYRTNIIGFGLAVGSSAFIGSSFIIKKKGLQRAGASGSRASSGGYGYLLEPLWWIGMVTMIVGEFANFVAYMYAPAVLVTPLGALSIIVSAVLAHFLLKEKLGKLGILGCVLCIVGSTVIVIHAPGEHSISSVEEIWELAIQPAFLLYTASAVAVVLVLVLYCDPRYGQTNILVYIGICSIIGSLTVMSIKAVGIAIKLTLEGYSQVAHFKSWVFVMVAATCIITQLIYLNKALDTFNTAIVSPIYYALFTSLTILASAIMFKDWSGQSASSIVSVLCGFITVLSGTMVLHITRDPEKQQSADYSVLSPQISWLVHANGEIWKQNNDDLLPEYVALIHQDHFK, translated from the exons ATGTATAGAACTAATATAATCGGGTTTGGGTTGGCGGTGGGCTCGAGCGCGTTTATTGGGTCGAGCTTCATCATCAAGAAGAAGGGTTTACAGAGAGCGGGGGCGTCCGGTTCTCGCGCCA GTTCAGGAGGCTATGGATATTTGCTAGAACCTCTTTGGTGGATTGGAATGGTCACAA tGATTGTTGGGGAGTTTGCAAATTTTGTTGCTTATATGTATGCTCCTGCAGTCCTTGTAACCCCACTTGGAGCATTAAGCATAATTGTCAG TGCTGTTTTAGCTCATTTCTTACTGAAGGAGAAATTGGGGAAGTTAGGAATATTGGGATGCGTCTTGTGTATTGTGGGTTCTACAGTCATTGTGATTCATGCACCTGGTGAACATAGTATCAGCTCAGTAGAAGAGATCTGGGAACTAGCAATACAGCCAG CTTTTCTTTTGTACACAGCTTCAGCAGTAGCTGTTGTGTTGGTCCTTGTATTATATTGTGATCCACGCTATGGCCAGACAAACATCCTTGTTTATATTGGGATTTGTTCTATAATTGGATCCTTAACA GTTATGAGCATTAAAGCAGTTGGTATTGCTATAAAACTCACTTTGGAGGGCTATAGCCAGGTTGCCCACTTCAAGTCCTGGGTATTTGTCATGGTTGCAGCCACCTGTATAATCACTCAATTAATCTACTTAAACAAG GCTTTGGACACATTTAATACTGCTATAGTATCTCCAATCTATTATGCCTTGTTCACATCGCTTACCATTCTTGCGAGTGCCATAATGTTCAAG GATTGGTCTGGTCAGAGCGCTAGTAGCATTGTTTCAGTACTCTGTGGTTTTATTACTGTGCTTTCAGGAACCATGGTTTTGCACATTACAAGGGATCCCGAAAAACAGCAATCTGCAG ATTATTCAGTACTTTCTCCTCAAATATCATGGCTTGTCCATGCAAATGGTGAGATATGGAAACAGAACAATGATGACTTGCTTCCTGAATATGTTGCGCTCATTCATCAAGACCATTTTAAGTAA
- the LOC105159520 gene encoding probable magnesium transporter NIPA6 isoform X3, which produces MYRTNIIGFGLAVGSSAFIGSSFIIKKKGLQRAGASGSRASSGGYGYLLEPLWWIGMVTMIVGEFANFVAYMYAPAVLVTPLGALSIIVSAVLAHFLLKEKLGKLGILGCVLCIVGSTVIVIHAPGEHSISSVEEIWELAIQPAFLLYTASAVAVVLVLVLYCDPRYGQTNILVYIGICSIIGSLTVMSIKAVGIAIKLTLEGYSQVAHFKSWVFVMVAATCIITQLIYLNKDWSGQSASSIVSVLCGFITVLSGTMVLHITRDPEKQQSAADYSVLSPQISWLVHANGEIWKQNNDDLLPEYVALIHQDHFK; this is translated from the exons ATGTATAGAACTAATATAATCGGGTTTGGGTTGGCGGTGGGCTCGAGCGCGTTTATTGGGTCGAGCTTCATCATCAAGAAGAAGGGTTTACAGAGAGCGGGGGCGTCCGGTTCTCGCGCCA GTTCAGGAGGCTATGGATATTTGCTAGAACCTCTTTGGTGGATTGGAATGGTCACAA tGATTGTTGGGGAGTTTGCAAATTTTGTTGCTTATATGTATGCTCCTGCAGTCCTTGTAACCCCACTTGGAGCATTAAGCATAATTGTCAG TGCTGTTTTAGCTCATTTCTTACTGAAGGAGAAATTGGGGAAGTTAGGAATATTGGGATGCGTCTTGTGTATTGTGGGTTCTACAGTCATTGTGATTCATGCACCTGGTGAACATAGTATCAGCTCAGTAGAAGAGATCTGGGAACTAGCAATACAGCCAG CTTTTCTTTTGTACACAGCTTCAGCAGTAGCTGTTGTGTTGGTCCTTGTATTATATTGTGATCCACGCTATGGCCAGACAAACATCCTTGTTTATATTGGGATTTGTTCTATAATTGGATCCTTAACA GTTATGAGCATTAAAGCAGTTGGTATTGCTATAAAACTCACTTTGGAGGGCTATAGCCAGGTTGCCCACTTCAAGTCCTGGGTATTTGTCATGGTTGCAGCCACCTGTATAATCACTCAATTAATCTACTTAAACAAG GATTGGTCTGGTCAGAGCGCTAGTAGCATTGTTTCAGTACTCTGTGGTTTTATTACTGTGCTTTCAGGAACCATGGTTTTGCACATTACAAGGGATCCCGAAAAACAGCAATCTGCAG CAGATTATTCAGTACTTTCTCCTCAAATATCATGGCTTGTCCATGCAAATGGTGAGATATGGAAACAGAACAATGATGACTTGCTTCCTGAATATGTTGCGCTCATTCATCAAGACCATTTTAAGTAA
- the LOC105159524 gene encoding transmembrane protein 18, whose amino-acid sequence MEELQSALNAHMDQMADLVEKLTGELRSGLKPAYENFMGFFHAIDWKEPWLICLISFHVVLLLVAFMSRKNINFQMCLFLLALGGVYLAERLNHYLAGNWRSFAGQNYFDRNGLFLSVLWSGPLLVIAIIILVNTLFSLCHLIVRWKKAELRHRARVAQKKEE is encoded by the exons ATGGAGGAGCTACAATCTGCTCTAAATGCTCACATGGATCAAATGGCAGATCTGGTGGAAAAGCTTACAGGGGAACTCCGCTCTGGACTCAAACCTGCTTATGAAAACTTCATGGGTTTCTTCCATGCCATCGACTGGAAG GAGCCCTGGTTGATATGTcttatttccttccatgtGGTGTTGCTGCTGGTAGCTTTTATGTCGAGGAAGAACATCAACTTTCAGATGTGTTTGTTCCTTCTTGCAT TGGGAGGAGTGTATCTTGCCGAGAGGCTTAATCATTACTTAGCCGGCAACTGGAGAAGCTTTGCAGGGCAAAACTATTTTGACCGCAATGGACTTTTTCTCTCAGTACTCTGGTCTGGGCCACTTTTGGTGATTGCTATTATAATCTTG GTGAATACCTTGTTTTCACTGTGCCATCTAATTGTCAGATGGAAAAAGGCTGAGCTGAGACATCGTGCAAGAGTAGCTCAGAAGAAAGAGGAGTGA
- the LOC105159520 gene encoding probable magnesium transporter NIPA6 isoform X4, producing the protein MYRTNIIGFGLAVGSSAFIGSSFIIKKKGLQRAGASGSRASSGGYGYLLEPLWWIGMVTMIVGEFANFVAYMYAPAVLVTPLGALSIIVSAVLAHFLLKEKLGKLGILGCVLCIVGSTVIVIHAPGEHSISSVEEIWELAIQPAFLLYTASAVAVVLVLVLYCDPRYGQTNILVYIGICSIIGSLTVMSIKAVGIAIKLTLEGYSQVAHFKSWVFVMVAATCIITQLIYLNKDWSGQSASSIVSVLCGFITVLSGTMVLHITRDPEKQQSADYSVLSPQISWLVHANGEIWKQNNDDLLPEYVALIHQDHFK; encoded by the exons ATGTATAGAACTAATATAATCGGGTTTGGGTTGGCGGTGGGCTCGAGCGCGTTTATTGGGTCGAGCTTCATCATCAAGAAGAAGGGTTTACAGAGAGCGGGGGCGTCCGGTTCTCGCGCCA GTTCAGGAGGCTATGGATATTTGCTAGAACCTCTTTGGTGGATTGGAATGGTCACAA tGATTGTTGGGGAGTTTGCAAATTTTGTTGCTTATATGTATGCTCCTGCAGTCCTTGTAACCCCACTTGGAGCATTAAGCATAATTGTCAG TGCTGTTTTAGCTCATTTCTTACTGAAGGAGAAATTGGGGAAGTTAGGAATATTGGGATGCGTCTTGTGTATTGTGGGTTCTACAGTCATTGTGATTCATGCACCTGGTGAACATAGTATCAGCTCAGTAGAAGAGATCTGGGAACTAGCAATACAGCCAG CTTTTCTTTTGTACACAGCTTCAGCAGTAGCTGTTGTGTTGGTCCTTGTATTATATTGTGATCCACGCTATGGCCAGACAAACATCCTTGTTTATATTGGGATTTGTTCTATAATTGGATCCTTAACA GTTATGAGCATTAAAGCAGTTGGTATTGCTATAAAACTCACTTTGGAGGGCTATAGCCAGGTTGCCCACTTCAAGTCCTGGGTATTTGTCATGGTTGCAGCCACCTGTATAATCACTCAATTAATCTACTTAAACAAG GATTGGTCTGGTCAGAGCGCTAGTAGCATTGTTTCAGTACTCTGTGGTTTTATTACTGTGCTTTCAGGAACCATGGTTTTGCACATTACAAGGGATCCCGAAAAACAGCAATCTGCAG ATTATTCAGTACTTTCTCCTCAAATATCATGGCTTGTCCATGCAAATGGTGAGATATGGAAACAGAACAATGATGACTTGCTTCCTGAATATGTTGCGCTCATTCATCAAGACCATTTTAAGTAA
- the LOC105159522 gene encoding protein DETOXIFICATION 54 codes for MADKSPDFNSHKFPSSSQVVEELKELWSMALPITAMNCLVYVRAVVSVLFLGRLGSLELAGGALSIGFTNITGYSVLVGLASGLEPVCSQAYGSKNWELLSLSLHRMIFMLFLAIIPISVLWVNLESIMLFMGQDKDITSMAAIYCIYSIPDLLTNTFLQPLRVYLRSQGVTKPQMWCTLMAVIFHVPLNYVLVVVMGLGVPGVAMASVLTNLHMMVLMMGYVCVYGRWEWKWKAGIGGGCGGVGPLLKLAVPSCIGICLEWWWYEIVTVLAGYLPNPKLAVAATGIMIQTTSLMYTVPMALAGCVSARVGNELGAGKPYKAKLAARVALACAFAIGFINVIWTVIFREKWGGFFTTDDELKALVASVLPIIGLCELGNCPQTTGCGILRGTARPVVGAHINLGSFYFVGTPIAVGLAFWLSIGFTGLWLGLLSAQAACAVSILYVIFYCTNWEGEAVKASELSSLEMGNKCGTDEEEKRLLVMEKEKKSDVV; via the exons ATGGCTGACAAAAGCCCGGACTTCAACTCACACAAATTTCCTTCCTCTTCCCAG GTGGTGGAGGAGTTGAAGGAACTATGGTCAATGGCACTCCCCATAACAGCAATGAACTGTTTAGTCTATGTTAGAGCAGTTGTTTCAGTATTATTCTTGGGCAGGCTGGGAAGTCTAGAGTTAGCCGGTGGAGCCCTCTCCATTGGCTTCACAAATATCACTGGCTATTCAGTTTTAGTAGGCCTTGCCTCTGGCCTTGAGCCAGTCTGCAGCCAAGCCTATGGCAGCAAAAATTGGGAACTCCTTTCACTCTCTCTGCACCGCATGATCTTCATGCTTTTCTTGGCAATCATCCCCATTAGTGTTCTTTGGGTCAATCTTGAATCGATCATGCTTTTCATGGGTCAAGATAAAGATATAACCTCAATGGCTGCAATATACTGCATCTACTCAATCCCAGACCTTTTGACAAATACTTTTCTACAGCCATTGAGGGTTTACTTGAGGTCGCAAGGGGTGACTAAGCCCCAAATGTGGTGCACATTAATGGCGGTGATATTCCATGTGCCGTTGAATTATGTTCTTGTGGTGGTTATGGGGCTGGGGGTTCCCGGGGTGGCTATGGCTTCTGTTTTAACTAATCTGCACATGATGGTGCTGATGATGGGATATGTTTGTGTCTATGGTAGATGGGAGTGGAAATGGAAGGCCGGGATTGGGGGTGGTTGTGGTGGGGTTGGGCCGCTCCTTAAGTTGGCCGTTCCGAGTTGTATAGGAATATGCTTGGAGTGGTGGTGGTATGAGATTGTGACGGTGCTGGCAGGGTATTTGCCTAATCCTAAGCTCGCGGTGGCTGCCACTGGGATAATGATTCAGACAACTAGTCTTATGTACACTGTTCCAATGGCTTTGGCTGGCTGCGTCTCTGCGCGA GTAGGCAATGAGCTGGGAGCTGGGAAGCCATACAAAGCCAAGCTAGCTGCTAGGGTTGCATTAGCTTGTGCATTTGCTATTGGATTCATCAACGTCATTTGGACAGTGATATTTAGGGAGAAATGGGGCGGGTTCTTCACAACAGATGACGAACTTAAAGCTCTCGTTGCATCAGTTCTGCCAATCATCGGCTTGTGTGAGCTGGGCAACTGTCCACAGACCACAGGGTGTGGCATCCTACGTGGCACAGCCAGGCCGGTTGTGGGCGCCCACATCAATCTTGGCTCATTTTACTTTGTGGGCACTCCCATAGCCGTCGGCCTAGCCTTCTGGCTCAGCATTGGCTTCACGGGGCTGTGGCTAGGCCTGCTGTCGGCTCAAGCTGCATGTGCCGTATCTATTCTATATGTCATATTCTACTGCACAAACTGGGAAGGCGAAGCTGTGAAAGCCTCAGAACTCTCTAGCCTAGAGATGGGCAATAAGTGTGGAACTGATGAAGAGGAAAAGAGATTATTGGTTATggagaaggaaaagaagagtGATGTAGTATAG